AATCCAAACTCTCATTGATATCTCATTGTGATTGGCCCAATTatatattactatttaattatataattttaattaaatattatcagtttattaaattatatatatataaattaaggttattaattatttttattaatttgggtGTATAAATCTTAAATCAGCCAATAATTGAAGAGAAACTCTATATCCAAAATActaacaataataattttttccataACACTATAATTTATtagatgaaatatttaatattaatgattaattaagaggagagaaatataataaatatattttcggCAATAAAATAGAGAATAGTGGATGATAATATGAGATTTAGAGAAAATATAGGATTTTTTATgggtgaaaaattttaatttggccaaatacttttttcttttattttttcaatttttttatatttttcaatgaaACATAATAACCATCCTATTATAGTGCTACTTATTTGTAAAATCGTATGTACGAACATATTTACTTACTCATTTTCATCAGACAATCGTTTAATTTTTCTTCGACGTTCAAACTGATAGAGTCGTGGGCATAGTTGAGCCTGCTCTTCTATTCTCTTTTGAGAGGTTTAGACTCTCGATTAGTTCAATCTGCTTTAATCATAGATTAAATGGTGTATTGATGGATGGATCtgtttaatgaattttaataaattttataaatatttattaatttttaaaaaataattttatttgactcaTAATTcacaaataatattaattttgatagtaataaaatttaataaaatctatCTAATATCATTATTTGAATTTATGTGTTTAAAGTCCTTGATTAGATTTCATGAAATAGAATTTTACATCATTATGTTGAAGTGATTTACAAGTCGAAGGTACTCAAAAGATAACATGAGATGAACCAAAGTCAAATAAAGATTAAGAATGGTCTCTAAAGCTATATTAAAGATTCTTCAAGGcaattaagagaaaaaaaaaataaaaaaaattgaaaatgaaaGTAAAGAACAAGAAGATTTCTTGTTTTGACTTACGAAGCAAGCATGCTTTACTATACTTGCGAGCCAGGCCAGCTAGCATCTTATCGGGGGACACGTGGTAGAGAAACAGTGGTTTGTAATAATGTTTGTACCTCCTAGGCTAGGACGTGGCAACAGTACCAGGTGGCTTCATACTGGGGTCATACGTGGGAGGCCCCTATTGGCTACTGGTGGGGTGTGATAGACATTTGGCAGAGCAATATGGTCCAATTGGGTTTCGATTGAGCTAATATATTGAATTACATTATTGAAATTGTCACAACATATCTGTAAAATAGAAAATGATGAATTGCAAGAGATGAGCCttctttcaaaaataaataaataaataaataaaatcccaCAAATTAAGTAGGGAATCTGATTCTTCAGGTTCCACTTTGTTTTGTTTTGCTTAAAATATTACTCTCAATTATGGTGGAGGAGCTAGGATTGTGACCTTCGGAGAGGGCGCCCAGCCGAGAttgtttgtaaaaaaaaatattttagaaaaataatttttttttattgtttgattatagtttaaaaaaatgaaaatattaataaattaatatataataattttaattaaatgaaattgcAAAAACTACTTCTCTTttgaaaacaaaattttattttttaaaaaataatttaattttctctcaaatctaaaaaataaatttattaactaattttcTTAAGTAAATAAATACGAAAAATATTTCTACAAAATAAATGGAAGGTACAAATTAAAAACTTCATCTATTCTATACAttctaaaagtaaaataaaaaaaagttaccCTAATTGGTGATtgtgtttttttattttgatttttaattttttttttaaatcatttagAAACCatacttgaaaatttttttttccacgTAAATCCACCGTGACCAATTGcctacataataaaattataataataataataataataagcctACATAACAGGTCCAAATATGGTGCAACCACATCTATTCTCCTCGTCATTTGCTTCCTGATTAGCTTATTTTATTCGTGACCAGCAAATGCAGAGCGGACACTTGGCACTTCCTGATTGGATTTCTCAACCTGCTCGTTCCTTTCGACGCGTAATGCTTAAGGGCAATTATTAGATATGTTTGATTtagttgatttttaaatttaatttagtaaaaattaaaaatattaataaattaagactctgtttaataatttatattgtgtgaaaaaaattttacaatacGAAAAacttacttaattttaatttaaaaaaataaaatttattaataaatttatatataaaaatttaaagtaaatattttttttaaatggtatacaagttatttttcgtaaaataaattaatttttgtgttatcaaatgataaagaaatttattctttcaaaaattaggaaattaattcttttaactgagaaatttcatttaaaaatatttagtttttgaGTTATATTAAGTTAAAATGAAAAGTTGTAAATAAAtgtaaatagaaaattaaaataaatcatttaaaaaaataataaaaaaaaataaaatcatttaagcAACGatgcttaatttttataattgtgAAATTACAGGTAAGCTAAAAGACATGTAAACCTTAAAATCCATGTTATGtctaaaatactcttaaaatcaTTCTTAGCAGACTTGAATTTAAATCATTAGTCCttttctttattaaattttagttttatttaataatttacaagtatatatatttttatttactatgtcttaaaaagtaaaattcattagatttaagaataaaaaataatatggattatttaatttttaatgaattatatGATTAATGTAtattaagataaaaaaataaacttaattcactgttttaattatgttaacagtagtttttaaaccatataaaagtataaataaatcTATAgcatttaattagttaatttatagTAACTCACTGATATTTTGGCTTTTGTAAAAAGAACGTTCTCATATTCAGCCAAATAGGGAAAAACAAAAGTGTACTCAGGAGGTGATgatggattttttttaattttttgactcTTGACTAAAGGTATTGATGTGATtggttaatttataaaaaataaattgaggtGGTTGATAATTATGAAACGtcattttaacatttaaattaataaactataaatataataaattgatttaaatttaaaatgagtgtatgaaaatatatattttaaattttatatatatttatttattttttttactgtcaaaagataaaattaattagtatcggttaataaataaaaaattttgtatttataaatataatagagatttgttaaattatatttgtcaaggataattttttatgaaaactcGATATATTCAAGAAAAGGTGAGTTTTGATTAAATATAAAGTGTTATGgtgtcttaattttttttaaaatttatgtgaTTGTGTATTAAATTATTAGGCTATTATTTcgtaattctattttattttatctaaatatgcaatatttttataacttCAGCCGCTATCATTTTATAGCGGTAAGAATTTTTTGACgatgataaaataataagaataaaaatataaattattttattataaattaattagagataaaaaaaaaaaaggttaaacAAAGTGGTCAAAAAATAGaaacaaataaaaagagaaaaataaaatagcaaTTGAAGCAACAACCACAGAATCAAAACGACCAAAGCCAAGTTAACTCAAAAAAACACTCATGTTATAATTAGAATTAATCTAAAAGTGTGTGTGTCTCCTCCACTCTTAACCGGACACGTTTCGTAATCCGACATTCTCCATCTTGTCTTACCGTCAACTTTCCCTGctatttatttgtaaattatCTGTCTCATCTCCCGCCTTTAATTAGTTCATTTTCTGTATCCTCCAACTTCTTCTCCGTCGCTCTTTGATCCTTCGACACCGTTTCATTTTCGAAGCTCTCCGTAGTTTTTTCACTTTAATCGATATGAGAGACGACGGAGGAGATTGCACCAAATTTGTTGATACTGGGAGTAGCAAGCCCAGATCAAAAGTAGGTAATATTACTCATTCTGATCCTAACATGTCATCCACCATGCAAGATGAGGATTTTTCCACTCGTAATAGCAGCGCTTCTGCTTCGGCTCCTGGGTTTTTGGACCAAAACAGGTTGAGCTGTGAAGGGTCACCTATGACCATGTCACCATGGAATAATACCACCGGTGACAACAAAGCTTCCTGGACTCCTTTTGAGGAAAATCTCCCGCAGAATGGACTAATTGGTTCTCTTGTTCGTGAAGAGGGTCATATTTATTCTTTGGCTGCAACTAAGGATCTTCTTTATACTGGTTCAGATAGCAAGAACATTCGTGTTTGGAAGGAGCTCAAAGAATTTTCTGGGTTTAAATCCAGCAGTGGCTTGGTTAAAGCGATTATAATTCTTGGGGAGAAAATTTTCACAGGTCACCAAGATGGAAAGATTCGTGTCTGGAAAGTTTCTCCAAAGAATCCAAGCGTACACAAGCGCTCTGGAACTTTACCTACTTTGAAGGACATTTTCAAAAGCTCTATCAAGCCTAGTAATTACGTCCAAGTTCGTAATCATCGTACCTCTCTGTGGATCAAACATTCTGATGCTGTTTCTTGCTTGAGCTTTAATGAAGACAATACTCTTTTGTACTCTGCTTCCTGGGACAGATCCTTCAAAGTTTGGAGACTCTCAGACTCCAAATGCATGGAATCTGTCAGCGCTCACGATGATGCTGTTAACTCCGTCGTGGCAAGCAGCGACGACACTGTGTTTACAGGCTCAGCTGATGGAACTGTCAAAGTGTGGAA
The sequence above is a segment of the Manihot esculenta cultivar AM560-2 chromosome 5, M.esculenta_v8, whole genome shotgun sequence genome. Coding sequences within it:
- the LOC110616240 gene encoding protein JINGUBANG is translated as MRDDGGDCTKFVDTGSSKPRSKVGNITHSDPNMSSTMQDEDFSTRNSSASASAPGFLDQNRLSCEGSPMTMSPWNNTTGDNKASWTPFEENLPQNGLIGSLVREEGHIYSLAATKDLLYTGSDSKNIRVWKELKEFSGFKSSSGLVKAIIILGEKIFTGHQDGKIRVWKVSPKNPSVHKRSGTLPTLKDIFKSSIKPSNYVQVRNHRTSLWIKHSDAVSCLSFNEDNTLLYSASWDRSFKVWRLSDSKCMESVSAHDDAVNSVVASSDDTVFTGSADGTVKVWKREQNGKSFKHNMLQTLLKQECAVTALAVNPTGSVLYCGSSDGVVNFWEREKQLSHGGVLKGHKLAVLCLSAAGNVLFSGSADKTICVWRRDGSIHTCLSVLTGHNGPVKCLAVVEDHEQSKPGDQRWVVYSGSLDKSVKVWSVSEFAPDANQMAMMQQQQQYQQVTDSETAPSDGSSGNNM